Proteins from one Podospora pseudocomata strain CBS 415.72m chromosome 4, whole genome shotgun sequence genomic window:
- a CDS encoding hypothetical protein (EggNog:ENOG503NVYW), which translates to MPALPPLSRAYDLVARNSTADVVLPALAAAVNTPTKVVCSWPVSGQYGPGSRVLYYVLVAACVLARKTEWLRNACLAAALIFPAVAAVHGVALAALHVPNAVDMDIYGAFQFCSIGILTAPITVRLSTTYFNNPGRNTIFLWAGIILVGLLALTVEFFRTEAVPCDTDESLFIYGESLCGLVCSVEDGPFSPMRQGSADEIYVIPEPFIMTFGTATLFCAACCIPAILSMVSMWDKILKVNWQERFGETYLDQPETGTNGATPERMNKVNNIIRGFLSVVEIPVFGAAVIAILVVGELNFWSGPVNWQTEPMANVGQWAPIVASAFAACGSLYMLLAEDMVAAASPTPAHCNCSHHHDEFDAQIGLGISHSGPRRISEDKSDGPRRPDAGRSKIAKGLSAIGHILGTADLKSFDDSEFQDVAASKYPTTPGEEVRNRNLRHLKDRYNMARPEDDERGRRRSRANSFTGSVTGFTKPSPPSSSRALSPNPVSLQISPGGPSRPDLNYGTSHRASHDSGPRHNDDADTTSPSAKPGSSLTIQPSGFNSPSIVVSVENEPLGIWPPPPVHEPPS; encoded by the exons ATACTATGTTCTTGTTGCAGCTTGTGTGCTTGCTAGGAAGACGGAATGGCTTCGAAACGCTTGCTTGGCCGCAGCCTTGATCTTCCCCGCCGTTGCTGCAGTCCACGGAGTAGCTTTGGCGGCGTTGCATGTTCCCAACGCCGTTGATATGGACATATATGGCGCTTTCCAGTTCTGCTCTATTGGCATTCTAACAGCCCCCATCACGGTTAGACTGTCAACTACATATTTCAACAACCCTGGTCGGAATACCATATTCCTTTGGGCAGGCATCATCCTCGTTGGCCTGTTGGCTTTGACTGTTGAGTTCTTTCGGACCGAGGCGGTGCCGTGTGATACCGACGAGTCACTTTTTATTTACGGCGAAAGTTTATGCGGTTTGGTATGCTCTGTTGAAGACGGGCCCTTTTCACCGATGCGACAAGGTTCGGCAGACGAGATATATGTTATTCCCGAGCCTTTCATCATGACGTTTGGCACCGCCACGCTATTCTGCGCCGCCTGTTGCATTCCTGCCATCCTTTCGATGGTGTCGATGTGGGACAAGATACTTAAAGTGAACTGGCAAGAGCGGTTTGGAGAGACATATCTGGATCAGCCAGAAACGGGAACCAACGGCGCTACCCCTGAGAGGATGAATAAGGTCAATAATATCATCAGGGGGTTTCTAAGCGTCGTGGAAATTCCGGTGTTCGGAGCAGCTGTCATTGCAATTCTTGTCGTGGGGGAGTTGAATTTTTGGAGCGGCCCAGTCAATTGGCAAACAGAACCCATGGCCAACGTTG GTCAATGGGCGCCGATTGTGGCATCAGCCTTTGCTGCCTGTGGTTCGCTTTATATGCTACTGGCAGAAGACATGGTTGCTGCAGCGAGCCCTACCCCAGCTCATTGCAACTGCTCGCACCATCATGACGAGTTTGATGCACAAATTGGACTTGGCATCAGCCATTCGGGACCCAGGCGTATCAGCGAAGACAAATCGGACGGACCCCGTCGTCCCGATGCGGGCCGGAGCAAGATAGCAAAAGGACTGAGCGCCATCGGTCACATACTCGGCACCGCGGATCTCAAGAGCTTCGACGATTCGGAGTTCCAGGATGTTGCGGCGAGCAAATATCCAACGAcgccaggagaagaagttcGGAACCGGAATCTGAGGCACCTTAAGGATAGATACAACATGGCTCGTCCAGAAGACGATGAGCGCGGACGTCGACGCTCAAGAGCAAACAGTTTCACAGGGAGTGTCACGGGTTTCACAAAGCCCAGCCCGCCCTCGTCATCGAGGGCTCTGTCGCCAAACCCTGTATCGTTGCAGATTTCGCCAGGAGGCCCGTCCAGGCCGGATCTTAACTACGGAACCTCCCACAGAGCTTCTCACGACTCCGGCCCTCGCCACAACGACGATGCCGACACGACGTCTCCATCAGCGAAGCCTGGATCGTCCCTCACTATTCAACCAAGCGGTTTCAACTCACCGTCGATTGTCGTCTCTGTGGAAAATGAGCCTCTGGGAATCTGGCCACCGCCTCCTGTACACGAACCTCCATCATAG